The sequence GGCCTCGGTCATGGCCATGCAGCCCTCTGTGCTGATTCTCGACGAGCCCACCAGTCAGTTGGACCCCATCGCCGCGGCCGATTTCCTGGCCACTCTGGGCAAGATCAACCGAGAGCTGGGCACCACCATTCTCCTCACCGAGCACCGGCTGGAAGATGCCTTCCCCCTGGCCGGCCGCGTGGCGGTGCTGGACCGGGGCAGGCTCCTGTGCACCGGCACCCCCAGCCAGGTGGGCGCCGCCCTGAAGGACGCCGGCCACGCCATGTTCCAGGCCATGCCCGCACCCATGCGCATCTGGGCGGCGGTGGGGGATTCCTCCCCCTGCCCCGTCACCGTCCGGGAGGGACGGGACTGGCTGGGCCGTTTCGCCGCCGCTCACCCCCTGGGAGCGCTCCCGGAGGAGCAGCGGCACGCCTATCCGCCGGAGGCCGCCATCACCGCCCGGGACCTGTGGTTCAAGTATGAAAAGGACCTGCCCGACGTGGTGAAGGGCCTGTCCCTTACGGTGCGGAGGGGGGAATTCTTGGCCCTGCTGGGGGGGAACGGCACCGGCAAGACCACCAGCCTGAAGCTGCTCTCCGGCCTGCTGCAGCCCTGCCGCGGGGAGCTGGAGACGGTGGGCCGGCTGGGCGTACTGCCCCAGAACCCCCAGGCCCTGTTTGTGAAAAAGACGGTGCGTGAGGACCTTTTCGAGCTTCTGAAGGGCCGACCGCTGCCCAGGGCCGCGCAGGAGGAGCAGGTCGCCCGTGCGGTGACGCTGTGCCGTCTGGAGGAGCTGCTGGACCGGCACCCCTACGACCTCTCCGGCGGCGAGCAGCAGCGGGCCGCTCTGGCCAAGATCCTGCTGCTGGAGCCGGACGTCCTGCTGCTGGACGAGCCCACCAAGGGGCTGGACGCCGGGTTTAAGCAGACTCTGGCCGAGATCCTGCAGCGGCTCCTGCGCCGGGGGGTGCCCGTCCTTATGGTCAGCCACGACATTGAGTTCTGCGCCCGCTACGCCCACCGCTGCGCGCTGTTTTTTGATGGGACGATCGTCACAGAGGGCCCGCCCCGGGCATTTTTCTCCGGCAACAGCTTCTACACCACCGCCGCCAACCGGATGGCCCGGGCCCGCCTGCCGGGGGCGGTCACCGCCGAGGAGGTCATTGCCGCCTGCGGCGGCGCCCTGCCGCCGGAACCGGAGCTGCCGGAGGCGTCCCCGCCCCTTCCTCCCCCCGGCGTACACAGCGCCGACGACCGGCCCGGGCCCCTGCCCTGGTGGCGCCGGCTGATCGCCGCCGTATCCGCCGCCGCTGCACTGCTCCTGCTGTGCAATGCCGTGGGCGCGGCCGATCTGACCGCCCTGATCGGTGCGGCAGGGGCCTCCTCTGCCGGCATGA is a genomic window of Intestinimonas massiliensis (ex Afouda et al. 2020) containing:
- a CDS encoding ECF transporter S component, whose translation is MDTFAIHDLTFFYPGQAVPALDRLDLTVRSGEFWVLCGPSGCGKSTLLRQLKTVLAPHGHRLGEIRFEGVPLDELDQREQAARIGFVLQSPENQLVTDKVWHELAFGLESLGYDTPTIRRRVAEMASFFGIQTWFYKNVAELSGGQKQLLNLASVMAMQPSVLILDEPTSQLDPIAAADFLATLGKINRELGTTILLTEHRLEDAFPLAGRVAVLDRGRLLCTGTPSQVGAALKDAGHAMFQAMPAPMRIWAAVGDSSPCPVTVREGRDWLGRFAAAHPLGALPEEQRHAYPPEAAITARDLWFKYEKDLPDVVKGLSLTVRRGEFLALLGGNGTGKTTSLKLLSGLLQPCRGELETVGRLGVLPQNPQALFVKKTVREDLFELLKGRPLPRAAQEEQVARAVTLCRLEELLDRHPYDLSGGEQQRAALAKILLLEPDVLLLDEPTKGLDAGFKQTLAEILQRLLRRGVPVLMVSHDIEFCARYAHRCALFFDGTIVTEGPPRAFFSGNSFYTTAANRMARARLPGAVTAEEVIAACGGALPPEPELPEASPPLPPPGVHSADDRPGPLPWWRRLIAAVSAAAALLLLCNAVGAADLTALIGAAGASSAGMTHLKLDALLLAALLVFTLAVSRRAPPPVVPIQVPRERRRLPKRTVAAAVMILLLIPVTLFVGLFYLDNKKYYFISLLILLECMAPFFLLFEGRKPQARELVVIAVLCAVAVAGRAALFMLPQCKPVMALTILAGVAFGGEAGFLVGAMTMLLSNLLFAQGPWTPYQMFAMGIIGFLAGLLFRRGLLRRSRVSLAVFGALAAIVVYGGIMNPVSALLWSQALNGAVLLTYYLSGFPMDLIQAIATFLFLWFAAEPLLEKLERIKVKYGLME